One Halonatronomonas betaini DNA window includes the following coding sequences:
- the dusB gene encoding tRNA dihydrouridine synthase DusB, translated as MINIGDLEVESKVFTAPMAGVTDYPYRQILREQGAELLFTEMVSSMGLLQENRNTHELVEFDRQDGLIGVQIFGDDPEVVAEAAYRVEKEYQPDLIDLNFGCPAPKIVKNGAGSALMREPDRVYEMVLKTVDNCDIPITVKIRKGWDENHLTGIEVAKAAEEAGAALLTVHGRTREEFYSGEADWSIITDIVNRLNIPVIGNGDVFSAEDALDMLNETGAAGVMVARGIQGYPWLVKEIDYYLKEGIMLESPNYKERIEMAIKHLKFAVSYYGEDSAVPLMRKHLAWYIKGMPYSARQREQINSISDKEELIDSLYKYLTLIQDD; from the coding sequence ATGATTAATATTGGTGATTTAGAGGTAGAGTCAAAGGTCTTTACTGCTCCGATGGCTGGGGTGACTGATTATCCATACAGGCAGATATTAAGGGAGCAGGGGGCAGAGTTATTATTTACTGAAATGGTTAGTTCTATGGGGCTGCTTCAAGAGAACCGTAATACTCATGAGTTGGTTGAGTTTGATCGTCAGGACGGTTTAATTGGGGTGCAGATCTTTGGCGATGACCCTGAGGTTGTTGCTGAAGCAGCTTACAGAGTTGAAAAAGAGTATCAGCCAGATCTGATTGATTTAAATTTTGGCTGTCCGGCTCCTAAAATAGTGAAAAATGGGGCAGGTTCAGCGTTAATGCGGGAACCAGATAGGGTATATGAAATGGTTTTAAAGACTGTTGATAATTGTGATATTCCTATTACAGTTAAGATTCGTAAAGGTTGGGATGAAAATCATTTAACTGGTATTGAAGTTGCTAAAGCTGCTGAAGAAGCAGGTGCAGCTTTGTTGACTGTTCATGGACGGACGAGAGAAGAATTTTATTCTGGTGAAGCTGATTGGTCAATTATAACAGATATAGTCAATCGACTGAACATACCTGTTATTGGAAATGGAGATGTTTTTTCTGCAGAAGATGCTCTGGATATGTTAAATGAAACTGGTGCAGCCGGGGTTATGGTAGCCAGAGGAATTCAGGGTTATCCATGGTTGGTTAAGGAGATAGATTATTATTTAAAAGAAGGAATTATGCTGGAAAGCCCGAATTATAAAGAGAGAATTGAAATGGCTATTAAGCACTTAAAATTTGCTGTTTCATATTATGGGGAGGATTCAGCGGTTCCACTTATGCGAAAACATCTTGCCTGGTATATAAAGGGTATGCCTTATTCGGCTCGACAAAGAGAACAGATAAATTCTATTTCTGATAAAGAAGAGTTGATTGATTCATTATATAAATATTTAACGTTAATTCAGGACGATTAA
- a CDS encoding type III pantothenate kinase: MILTLDVGNSNIFIGLYDDGCLLNDWRIATDKDKTSDEYGVILMNLFISGGYKLEDVKSIIISSVVPTVMGALKEMTGNYFDASLLTVGPGVKTGLNIRTDNPREVGSDRIVNAIAAKAKYSPPLIIVDFGTATTICAVSEDGSYLGGAIAPGIEVSTEALFNKADKLPKIEVGKPLKAIGKNTEDSLKSGIYFGFIGQVEALILEFKKELGERSQVIGTGGFVKEIGYEIDKIDVIDEHLTLDGLYHLAKINGFIGDDND; encoded by the coding sequence TTGATACTTACCCTTGATGTAGGTAATAGCAATATATTTATTGGACTATATGATGATGGCTGTTTATTAAATGACTGGCGGATAGCTACTGATAAAGATAAGACTTCTGATGAATATGGGGTTATATTAATGAATTTGTTTATTTCTGGAGGGTATAAGCTTGAAGATGTTAAAAGTATTATTATATCTTCAGTAGTGCCAACTGTTATGGGGGCCTTAAAAGAAATGACAGGAAATTATTTTGATGCTAGTCTTTTAACTGTTGGCCCTGGTGTTAAGACTGGACTGAATATAAGAACTGACAATCCTAGAGAGGTTGGTTCAGATAGAATAGTTAATGCTATTGCTGCTAAAGCTAAATATTCTCCTCCTTTAATAATTGTTGATTTTGGAACGGCAACTACTATTTGTGCTGTATCTGAGGATGGCTCTTATTTAGGTGGAGCTATAGCTCCTGGCATTGAGGTTTCGACAGAAGCTTTATTTAATAAAGCTGATAAACTTCCTAAAATTGAGGTGGGTAAACCTCTAAAAGCTATCGGTAAAAATACTGAAGATAGTCTTAAGTCAGGAATTTATTTTGGATTCATTGGGCAGGTAGAAGCTTTAATTTTAGAGTTTAAAAAAGAGCTTGGAGAGAGGTCACAGGTTATAGGAACAGGTGGTTTTGTAAAAGAGATAGGATATGAGATAGATAAGATTGATGTAATTGATGAGCACCTGACACTTGATGGATTATATCATTTAGCAAAAATAAATGGTTTTATAGGTGATGATAATGATTAA
- a CDS encoding biotin--[acetyl-CoA-carboxylase] ligase, which produces MEKRFKKNLIDFNIKYYSELDSTNRYIKNLDSSENDEGLVIVAEKQLKGRGRNGNDWYSPAGTGLYFSILLEPEISVLDLSKINMIISLALYNVLKNKYPVKMKWPNDIYLADKKIAGILIESNIEAEMVKEVIVGVGCNTNQEVFPDELNKKAGSLLLFSGETVNNKNILTDILIEFDSLYSDFMIDGIDYFGVWKQELGIIGQEIKVKSNSNIIQGEVVDIDRQGNLILEKEGGNRQVISSGEVSVIKGGYKN; this is translated from the coding sequence TTGGAGAAGCGATTCAAAAAAAATCTGATAGATTTCAATATTAAATATTATAGTGAACTAGATTCGACAAATAGATATATTAAAAATTTAGATAGTAGTGAAAATGATGAGGGTCTTGTAATTGTTGCTGAAAAACAACTTAAGGGCAGAGGTCGTAATGGTAATGACTGGTATTCTCCAGCTGGAACAGGACTTTATTTTTCAATTTTATTAGAGCCAGAAATTTCTGTACTAGATTTATCTAAGATAAATATGATTATTTCATTAGCTTTATATAATGTTTTGAAAAATAAATATCCTGTTAAAATGAAATGGCCTAATGATATTTATCTGGCTGATAAAAAGATAGCAGGGATTTTAATAGAGTCTAATATAGAAGCAGAGATGGTTAAAGAGGTTATTGTCGGTGTAGGTTGTAATACTAACCAAGAAGTTTTTCCTGATGAGTTAAATAAGAAAGCAGGCTCATTGTTATTATTTAGTGGGGAGACTGTTAATAATAAAAATATTTTGACTGATATATTAATTGAGTTTGATAGTTTATATTCTGATTTTATGATAGATGGAATTGATTATTTTGGAGTGTGGAAGCAAGAACTGGGCATTATTGGCCAGGAAATAAAAGTGAAATCTAATAGTAATATTATTCAAGGTGAAGTAGTAGATATTGATCGGCAGGGTAATTTGATTTTAGAAAAAGAGGGTGGCAATAGACAGGTTATCTCTTCAGGAGAGGTATCTGTAATAAAAGGAGGATATAAAAATTGA
- the greA gene encoding transcription elongation factor GreA has protein sequence MTEETLITEEGYENLEEELEHLIKIERREVAKRIKTARDFGDISENSEYDEAKNEQAFIEGRIKKIEKTLANARVIKKDEIDEHTVNLGTTVELKDLDNNKIFNYKIVGSAEADPLECKISNESPIGKAILGKSIDEEVEVQTPGGVTRYKILSIKIN, from the coding sequence ATGACAGAAGAAACTCTTATTACTGAAGAAGGTTATGAAAATCTAGAGGAAGAGCTGGAACATCTGATTAAAATTGAAAGAAGAGAAGTTGCCAAAAGGATCAAGACCGCAAGAGATTTTGGGGATATTAGTGAGAATTCAGAATATGATGAAGCTAAAAATGAGCAGGCTTTTATTGAAGGTCGGATTAAAAAGATTGAAAAGACTCTTGCTAATGCAAGGGTTATTAAGAAAGATGAAATTGATGAGCATACAGTTAATTTAGGTACTACAGTAGAGCTTAAAGATTTGGATAATAATAAGATTTTTAATTATAAAATCGTTGGTTCAGCAGAAGCTGATCCTTTAGAATGTAAAATATCTAATGAATCTCCAATAGGGAAGGCAATTTTAGGAAAGAGCATAGATGAAGAAGTTGAAGTTCAAACTCCAGGAGGAGTTACAAGATATAAGATCTTATCAATTAAAATTAATTAG